From Triticum aestivum cultivar Chinese Spring chromosome 4A, IWGSC CS RefSeq v2.1, whole genome shotgun sequence, a single genomic window includes:
- the LOC123086333 gene encoding oxalate oxidase 1 — MGCSKLIAGMFTMLLLAPAVLATDPDPLQDFCVADLDGKTVSVNGHPCKPMSEAGDDFLFSSKLAKAGNTSTPNGSAVTELDVAEWPGTNTLGVSMNRVDFAPGGTNPPHVHPRATEIGIVMKGELLVGILGSLDSGNKLYPRVVRAGETFLIPRGLMHFQFSVGKTKASMVVSFNSQNPGIVFVPLTLFGSNPPIPTPVLTKALRVEAGVVELLKSKFASGS, encoded by the coding sequence ATGGGGTGCTCCAAACTCATAGCTGGCATGTTCACCATGCTCCTCCTTGCTCCGGCTGTCCTGGCCACCGACCCTGACCCTCTCCAGGACTTTTGTGTGGCCGACCTTGACGGCAAGACGGTCTCAGTGAACGGCCACCCATGCAAGCCCATGTCGGAGGCCGGCGACGACTTCCTCTTCTCTTCCAAGCTGGCCAAGGCCGGCAACACGTCCACCCCGAACGGCTCCGCTGTGACGGAGCTCGACGTGGCTGAGTGGCCCGGTACGAACACGCTGGGCGTGTCCATGAACCGTGTGGACTTTGCGCCGGGAGGCACCAACCCGCCGCACGTCCACCCGCGCGCCACCGAGATTGGCATCGTGATGAAAGGTGAGCTCCTCGTTGGTATCCTTGGCAGTCTCGACTCCGGGAACAAGCTCTACCCCAGGGTGGTGCGCGCTGGAGAGACGTTCCTCATCCCACGCGGGCTCATGCACTTCCAGTTCAGCGTCGGCAAGACGAAGGCCTCCATGGTCGTATCCTTCAACAGCCAGAACCCGGGCATTGTCTTCGTGCCACTCACGCTCTTTGGCTCCAACCCACCAATCCCCACGCCGGTGCTCACCAAGGCGCTTCGGGTGGAGGCCGGGGTCGTCGAACTTCTCAAGTCCAAGTTCGCTAGCGGGTCCTAA
- the LOC123082076 gene encoding indole-3-acetate beta-glucosyltransferase-like: protein MANVLLVPYPCQSHINPMLQFAKRLASKGVPAALVVTRFIARTVRFDAGPVRVESISDDHDEGGLPPAASVGEYVERLESSGSASLAALIEEGHFTHVVYDSFMHWVARTAWGMGLPTVPFSTQSCAPSAVYYYINSGLLDAPPPGDNAGVRSEPFAGLPGLERWEFPSFVFHDAPYPALTAPALAQLADRDVGDWVLVNSFDELEYEVLDGLKRHFKVRAIGPCVPLPAADDSGDVDRFTYGANLLDPEDTCIKWLDAKSSRSVVYVSFGSNASIGTAQMEELARGLLAAGKPFLWVVRASEEAQLPRHLLDTAATASGDALVVRWSPQLDVLAHRAVGCFVTHCGWNSTLEALGFGVPMVALPLWTDQPINARLIEEAWGAGVRARRDASAGVFPRGEIEQCVRAVMEDEDGRAASARAAAARRWSEAARAAVVPGGSSDQNLDEFVDYLRASAGEK from the exons ATGGCCAATGTCTTGCTCGTGCCCTACCCGTGCCAAAGCCACATAAACCCCATGCTACAGTTCGCCAAGAGGCTGGCGTCCAAGGGCGTGCCCGCCGCCCTTGTcgtcacccgcttcatcgccagaACTGTCCGGTTCGATGCCGGCCCGGTGCGTGTCGAGTCCATCTCCGATGACCACGATGAGGGCGGCCTCCCGCCGGCGGCAAGCGTCGGTGAGTATGTGGAGAGGCTGGAGTCCAGTGGGTCGGCGTCCTTGGCCGCGCTCATCGAGGAAGGCCACTTCACGCATGTGGTGTACGACTCGTTCATGCATTGGGTGGCGCGCACAGCGTGGGGGATGGGTCTGCCGACCGTACCCTTCTCCACCCAGTCGTGCGCGCCGAGCGCCGTGTACTACTACATCAACTCCGGGCTGCTGGACGCGCCGCCGCCGGGAGACAACGCGGGGGTCAGGAGCGAGCCGTTCGCCGGGTTGCCGGGGCTGGAGAGGTGGGAGTTCCCGTCCTTCGTGTTCCATGACGCGCCGTACCCGGCGCTCACCGCCCCCGCGCTCGCCCAGCTCGCTGATCGAGACGTGGGGGACTGGGTTCTCGTCAACTCATTCGATGAGTTGGAGTATGAG GTTCTGGATGGGCTGAAGCGCCACTTCAAGGTCCGAGCCATAGGGCCGTGCGTTCCTCTGCCGGCCGCCGATGATTCCGGCGACGTCGACCGCTTCACCTACGGCGCCAACCTGCTCGACCCGGAGGACACCTGCATCAAGTGGCTGGACGCCAAGTCCTCGCGCTCCGTCGTCTACGTCTCCTTCGGCAGCAACGCGTCCATCGGCACCGCCCAGATGGAGGAGCTGgcccgcggcctcctcgccgccggcaaGCCGTTCCTGTGGGTCGTCAGGGCCAGCGAGGAGGcgcagctcccgcgccacctcctggacaccgcggcgacggcgtcgggcgacgCGCTCGTCGTGCGCTGGAGCCCGCAGCTGGACGTCCTGGCGCACCGCGCCGTGGGCTGCTTCGTCACGCACTGCGGCTGGAACTCCACGCTGGAGGCGCTCGGCTTCGGGGTGCCGATGGTGGCGCTGCCGCTGTGGACCGACCAGCCGATCAACGCCCGCCTCATCGAGGAGGCGTGGGGCGCCGGCGTGCGcgcgcgccgcgacgcgtccgcgggcgTGTTCCCGCGCGGCGAGATCGAGCAGTGCGTGCGCGCCGTCATGGAAGACGAGGACGGCAGGGCGGCTTCCGCCCGCGCGGCG GCCGCGCGTCGGTGGAGCGAGGCCGCACGCGCCGCGGTCGTGCCCGGCGGCAGCTCCGACCAGAACCTGGACGAGTTCGTGGACTATCTGCGGGCTAGCGCCGGGGAGAAGTGA
- the LOC123086335 gene encoding uncharacterized protein, whose amino-acid sequence MPPISLLPLLLLLLAGAAAAAAPAEPPTPTPTPAPGRNKTIYELLPLFGLPPGVFPANVTAFSLAGNGSLAVDLAGPCYVHFEYLTYFEPRVTGLLRYGSLTQLEGVQVRRFLVWFSVVRVKVDLPPPPRFVYLDIGWITRKLPAADFQSVHACEAGKRRRRCRLSSALAAAAAWFQDFFAQF is encoded by the exons atgccgcccatctccctcctccccctcctcctcctcctcctcgccggcgcggcggcggcggcggcgccggccgagcccccgaccccgaccccgactccCGCGCCGGGGAGGAACAAGACCATCTACGAGCTCCTCCCGCTCTTCGGCCTCCCCCCGGGCGTCTTCCCCGCCAACGTCACCGCCTTCTCGCTCGCCGGCAACGGCAGCCTCGCCGTCGACCTCGCGGGCCCCTGCTACGTCCACTTCGAGTACCTCACCTACTTCGAGCCCCGCGTCACGGGCCTGCTCCGCTACGGCTCCCTCACCCAGCTGGAGGGCGTGCAGGTCCGCCGCTTCCTCGTCTGGTTCAGCGTCGTCCGCGTCAAGGTCGACCTGCCCCCGCCCCCGCGCTTCGTCTACCTCGACATCGGCTGGATCACCCGCAAGCTGCCCGCCGCCGACTTCCAGTCCGTCCACGCCTGCGAGGCCGGCAAGAGGCGGAGGCGGTGCCGCCTCTCctccgcgctcgccgccgccgccgcttggttCCAG GACTTCTTTGCCCAATTTTAG
- the LOC123086334 gene encoding histone H3.v1 codes for MVAISMYRGNLHRGGDDAARRWPVPPPTLSASQFRRLLHRRSLAVSRLAGAPRPNSPNSRPDDGAAGPVAVGEAPEVDGGQQQHQAERQEEEGHDVQMQQQQQQGEEEGQGVQDQQGEGDGQDEQQQGDEEEQEEGAVEDVEMDDAGEVVAGDADAGGNGDPEEGQGENEGFDPNSEVGQPGGVEERKRELTDKLDTLSKKKHDLVQMLKQILNAEEEIRTRSMQASLRAAMPQPPENTADGSVPRQVPRMTVDVNFSEFAGESDAGSNQGTPGRPLHHVHSISPSTASFARSPFGSRNHNPGNTPRSPAPFSTASPSRFAGTGHQGHHPSASLPAGNFVASSPSPAASGGSSSVFRDYRPPSST; via the exons ATGGTGGCGATCTCGATGTACCGCGGCAACCTCCACCGGGGCGGGGACGACGCCGCGCGCCGCTGGCCGGTGCCCCCACCCACGCTCTCCGCGTCCCagttccgccgcctcctccaccgccggtCCCTCGCCGTCTCCCGCCTCGCCGGGGCTCCCCGGCCCAACTCCCCCAACTCCCGCCCGGACGACGGCGCCGCGGGGCCCGTGGCCGTGGGGGAGGCGCCGGAGGTGGACGGGGGTCAGCAGCAGCATCAGGCCGAGcggcaggaggaggaggggcatgATGTGcagatgcagcagcagcagcagcagggggaggAAGAGGGGCAGGGTGTGCAGGATCAACAGGGGGAGGGAGATGGCCAAGACGAGCAGCAGCAAGGAgatgaggaggagcaggaggagggggcggtggaggatgtggaaaTGGACGATGCGGGGgaggtggtcgccggagatgctgATGCCGGCGGCAATGGTGACCCTGAAGAAGGGCAAGGCGAAAATGAAGGCTTCGACCCCAACTCGGAG GTGGGTCAACCTGGTGGAGTTGAAGAAAGGAAGAGAGAGTTGACTGACAAGCTGGATACCTTAAGTAAGAAAAAGCATGATCTTGTGCAGATGCTGAAGCAG ATTTTAAATGCCGAAGAAGAAATCAGAACACGTAGCATGCAGGCTTCGCTGCGTGCTGCCATGCCTCAGCCGCCAGAAAACACAGCTGATGGAAGTGTTCCTAGACAGGTGCCGAGAATGACCGTTGATGTCAATTTCAGCGAGTTTGCTGGGGAGTCAGATGCTGGTTCCAACCAGGGCACTCCTGGGCGCCCCTTGCATCATGTCCACAGTATTTCTCCTTCAACAGCCTCCTTTGCTAGGTCTCCATTCGGTTCTCGCAACCACAACCCT GGCAACACTCCAAGAAGTCCAGCACCTTTCTCTACAGCAAGCCCGTCTCGCTTCGCAGGTACCGGGCATCAAGGACACCACCCCTCGGCATCATTACCAGCAGGCAACTTTGTAGCATCGTCGCCTTCCCCTGCTGCATCCGGTGGCTCTTCCTCTGTATTCAGGGACTATCGCCCGCCCAGTTCAACATAA